The following are encoded in a window of Coregonus clupeaformis isolate EN_2021a chromosome 34, ASM2061545v1, whole genome shotgun sequence genomic DNA:
- the tfr1b gene encoding transferrin receptor 1b, protein MAATINQARSGLFKMFKSERYSSFTLQSDGERDGGSHLEVKLSDVIDDHAPSEQASQPGGSHSYRPRPQRNYCKVCYLALGTLFIFIIGYLIGYVSHRSPRQEPIPCDSEQEVSVAEMAVVDSALSWTDITSMLAQKLTPDAFNSRLSDVEQPDHAAGSIADNTLGEHVFKSFKNLEMEPWTDIHYVQLQTLNSEKPNRVLIGQEELCQPKGYLAYSATGKVKGKAVYGNYGRQEDLMLLLRTLKVELNGTVILLRATGQISLAQQVANVAALGVSAVLIYPDTKDYKLQTTERYGHVHLGSGDPYTPGFPSFNHTQFPPTQSSGLPTVLAQSITAATAAKILTRIGGPEAPHSFIGELDNVKYTLGGASSDDVTVEVNNVLQDTEIHNVFGVIKGFTEPDRYVVLGAQRDAWGPGYAKATVGTTLLLELARAVSEMVHTDGFRPRRSLVFASWSAGEYGSVGATEWLEGYLSSLDKRAFTYISLDGVVTGKADVKVSASPLLYSLLQSTMKEVKNPIGFGESGKSLYDQVSGVNFEKAVFEPMQMEDSAYPFLAFSGIPSLSFRFVSEKAYPYYGTSFDNKEYLGYATAHHLSSIATGAGLVAGQLALRLVHDHVLRLDVQYYKTVLRQWVVKINQRLKQVTRNGSAEGLSANWLIKAIGSYSTAADDLNIELLNTDFTDTLACHNINDRMMRVEHNLLSQFVSPKEVPFRHLLFGHGSHTMAAMLEGEDREALRTQLALATWTLQGCANALSGDVWDIDNQI, encoded by the exons ATGGCAGCAACTATTAATCAAGCCAGGTCGGGGCTTTTCAAAATG TTTAAGAGTGAGCGGTACAGCAGCTTCACTCTGCagtcagatggagagagagacggagggagccACTTGGAGGTGAAGCTGTCTGATGTCATAGATGACCACGCCCCCTCTGAGCAGGCGAGCCAACCAGGGGGCTCGCACTCCTACAGGCCCCGCCCCCAGCGGAACTACTGCAAAGTGTGTTACCTGGCCCTTGGAAccctcttcatcttcatcatcg GTTATCTGATTGGCTATGTGAGCCACCGTTCTCCTCGCCAGGAGCCAATCCCTTGTGATTCTGAGCAGGAAGTAAGCGTGGCTGAGATGGCTGTAGTAGATTCCGCTCTATCCTGGACCGACATCACCAGCATGCTGGCACAGAAACTGACTCCTGACGCCTTCAACAGCAGactgag tgATGTTGAACAGCCAGATCACGCGGCAGGGAGCATTGCAGACAACACATTGGGAGAACATGTGTTTAAAAGCTTTAAGAATCTGGAGATGGAGCCCTGGACTGACATACACTATGTCCAACTACAGACACTCAACag TGAGAAGCCAAACCGTGTACTGATTGGCCAAGAGGAGTTGTGCCAGCCTAAGGGCTATCTGGCCTATAGCGCCACAGGAAAAGTGAAG GGCAAGGCAGTGTATGGTAACTATGGGAGACAGGAGGACTTGATGCTGCTGCTACGGACTCTGAAGGTTGAGCTGAACGGCACCGTGATTCTACTGAGAGCTACAGGACAGATCAGCCTGGCACAgcag GTGGCTAATGTAGCCGCATTGGGAGTATCTGCTGTGTTGATTTACCCCGACACTAAAGACTACAAGTTACAAACTACTGAACGATACGGACAt GTCCATCTAGGTTCTGGAGACCCCTATACTCCTGGGTTCCCCTCCTTCAACCACACCCAGTTCCCTCCCACCCAGTCCTCTGGTCTGCCCACTGTACTGGCCCAAAGCATTACTGCTGCCACTGCTGCCAAGATACTAAC ACGTATAGGTGGGCCTGAGGCTCCTCACAGTTTTATAGGCGAACTGGACAATGTGAAGTACACCCTGGGAGGGGCCAGTAGTGATGATGTCACAGTGGAGGTGAACAACGTGTTGCAGGACACAGAGATCCACAACGTCTTTGGAGTCATCAAGGGCTTCACTGAGCCAG ATCGATACGTGGTACTGGGGGCTCAGAGGGATGCGTGGGGTCCAGGCTACGCTAAAGCTACTGTCGGGACCACACTGCTGCTGGAGCTGGCTAGAGCTGTGTCTGAGATGgtacacacag atggtttCCGTCCCAGGAGGAGTCTGGTGTTTGCCAGTTGGAGTGCAGGAGAGTACGGCAGTGTTGGAGCTACAGAGTGGCTGGAG GGTTACCTCTCCTCTCTGGACAAAAGAGCTTTCACCTACATCAGCCTGGACGGCGTAGTCACTG GAAAAGCTGATGTTAAAGTGTCTGCCAGTCCCCTGCTCTACAGCCTTCTGCAAAGCACCATGAAAGAGGTGAAGAATCCCATTGGTTTTGGAGAGTCTGGGAAGTCTCTGTATGATCAGGTGTCTGGAGTCAACTTTGAGAAGGCAGT gttTGAGCCCATGCAGATGGAAGACTCTGCATATCCGTTCCTGGCCTTCTCTggaatcccctctctctccttccgctTCGTCTCTGagaag GCTTACCCTTACTACGGCACCTCTTTTGACAACAAGGAATACCTTGGTTACGCCACCGCCCATCATCTTAGTTCCATAGCCACTGGGGCGGGATTGGTCGCAGGTCAGTTGGCGTTACGACTGGTCCACGATCACGTGCTGCGTCTGGACGTGCAATACTACAAGACGGTTCTCAGGCAATGGGTGGTCAAAATCAACCAGCGCCTCAAACAAGTCACCCGG AATGGTTCTGCGGAGGGTCTGTCAGCTAATTGGCTCATAAAGGCCATTGGGTCCTACAGTACCGCTGCTGATGACCTCAACATTGAACTACTCAACACCGACTTCACTGACACACTGGCCTGCCACAACATCAACGACCGCATGATGAGG gTGGAACACAACCTCCTCTCACAGTTTGTCTCCCCCAAGGAGGTTCCGTTCCGCCACCTGCTGTTTGGCCATGGTTCCCACACCATGGCAGCCATGTTGGAAGGGGAGGACAGGGAGGCACTACGGACCCAGCTGGCCCTGGCCACCTGGACTCTACAGGGCTGTGCCAACGCTCTCTCTGGAGACGTCTGGGACATCGACAACCAGATCTAA